The Candidatus Methylomirabilota bacterium genome contains the following window.
CCTCCTTCACGATCGGCGAGGCGGCGCTCTTCAGCAGCGTCAGCTCCATCTCGTCGGCGATGGCGTCGAGCCGGTTGCGCAGGACTTCCAGGAGGATCGGGTCGATGGTCATGACGCCCTCCGCAGGCGCAGGTTGCCGGCCGGGTCCACCAGCGCGGTGACGCCCGGCGGGATCACGGTGGTGGTGTCGGTCTGCTCCACGATGGCCGGCCCGGCCAGGCGGGCGCCCAGCGGCAGCCGCGCGCGCTCGTAGATCGCGGTCGGCACGAAGCGGCCGAAGTAGGCGGGGCGCTCCCCGGCCTGTGCCTCGGCCAGGGTGCCGCTCGCGCGCGCGGCCGGAGTCAGCATCGGCCGCGGCAGCGGGTAGGTGTGGACGGCGCGGAAGTTGACGAACTCCACCGGCTGCTGGGCGCGGGCATAGCCGTACACGCGCTCGTGCACCGCGTGGAAGGCGGCCACCACGGCGGGCACGTCGGCGGCGGTGAGCGGAGCCGGGATCGGCACCTCCAGCTCGTAGGCCTGGCCCACGTAGCGCATGTCGGCCGCGTAGGCCACGCGCACCGCCGGAGCGGGCGCGCCTTCCTCCTTCATGCGCGCGCGGCCGGCGGCGTCCAGCTCGGCGAGGCACGCGTTGATGGTCGAGAGGTCGGCCGCGTCGGTGCGCGCCGGCAGCGTGCGCGCGTGGTGGTGCTCGATGGCGGCGGCGAGCAGGCCGAAGGCGGCGAGCACGCCCGGCGCCTCGGGGACGACCACCTCCGCCATGCCCATCTCCTCGGCCAGCGCCGCGCCGTGCACGGGGCCGGCGCCGCCCAGGACCACCAGCGAGAACTCGCGCGGGTCGTAGCCGCGCTTGATGGTCACCAGGCGGATCTGGTCCGCCATCCGCGCGTTGATCACGCGATGAATGCCCGCCGCGGCCGCGACCGGGTCGAGGCCGAGCCGGCGGCCGAGGGCGGCCAGCGCGCGCTCGGCCGCGGCCACGTCCAGCGTCATCGCGCCGCCGGCGAAGCGCGCGGGGTTGAGGTAGCCGAGCACGACGCTCGCGTCGGTCACGGTGGCCTCGTCGCCCCCGCGGCCGTAGCAGGCGGGGCCGGGCTCGGCGCCCGCGCTGCGCGGCCCCACCCGCAGGCCGCCGGCGGCGTCGATCCAGGCGATGCTGCCGCCGCCGGCGCCGATGGTGTTGACGTCCACCATCGGCGTGCGCACCGGGAAGGGCCCGATCGCGCCCTCGCTCACCAGCAGCGGCCGGCCGTCCCGCACCAGGGCCACGTCGTTGCTGGTGCCGCCCATGTCGAGCGAGACGAAGCTGGCCACCCCGGAGCGCTCGGCCGCGAAGGCGGCGCCGATGACGCCGCCGGCCGGCCCCGAGAGGAAGAGCGTGACCGGCTGCTGCGCGGCCAGCGCCGCCGAGACGATGCCGCCGCGCGAGCGCATGATCAGCGGCACGCCGGGCACGCCCAGGCCGCGCAGCGCCTCGGCCAGGCCGGCGAGGTAGCGCTTCACCACCGGGCCCAGGTAGGCGTCGAAGGCGGTCACGCAGGAGCGCTCGTACTCCCTGAAGGTCGGGTCGACCTCCGATGAGAGCGAGACCGACATCTCCGGCGCCAGCTCCGCGATGATCTCGCGCGTGCGCCGCTCGTGCGCCGGGTTGAGGAACGAGAAGAGGTAGCACACCGCGATGGCCGACACGCCCTGCGCGCGCAGGGTGGCCACCGCCTGCCGCACGTCCGCCTCGTGCAGCGGCATCAGCACGCGGCCCTTCGCGTCCAGGCGCTCGCGGATGCCGAGCCGGCGCCGGCGCGGGGCCAGGAACGTCGGCACCTCCGCGTCCATGGCGAGGTCGTACATGCGCGAGCGCTTCATGCGCCCCATCTCGAGCACGTCCTCGAAGCCCTCGGTGGTCAGCACGCCGGTGGTGGCGCCCTTCTGCTCCAGGATCGCGTTGGTGGCGATCGTCGTGCCGTGGATGAACCGCTCGACGTCCCCCGGCCGGGCGCCGGCCAGCGCGAGGACCTTCGTGGTGGCGGCCGCGATGCCGTCCAGCAGGTCCTTGGGGGTGCTCGGCACCTTGGTGAGCGCGAGCCGGCCCGAGCCGTCCAGGGCCACGATGTCCGTGAAGGTGCCGCCGATGTCGACGCCGATCTGCACGCGCGTTCCCCTCCCGAGGGCGCCACGTTACCATATCGGCCGCGCGCCTGGACGTCGCGTTCCGCGGTTGCCCGAGGCCGCTCACGGTTCACTTCGGGAGCGTCCTTGACCGGGGGCACCCGCGTCGCTACGCTCGTCCGCAGCCTTTCACGCAAGCGACCTCGGAGGTCAGCGATGCCCACGATCCGCCACGTCGACGACGTCCCCGGCTATCCGGCGCCGCACTCCCCGTACTCGCACGCCGTCGTCGCCAACGGATTCGTGTTCGTGTCGGGCCAGATCCCGGTGCGGCCGGGGGGCGGTCCCACCGAGGTCGTCGGCGACACGATGCAGGAGCAGACCCGTCAGGCGCTGCGCAACGTCCAGACCATCCTCGAAGGTGCCGGGAGCGCGCTCGACCGCGTCGTGAAGGTCACCGTGCTGCTCGCGCGGCCCGACCTCTACCGGGAGATGAACGAGGCGTACGCGGAGTTCTTCCCCGGGCCGAAGCCGGCGCGGGCGATGGTCCGCTTCGGGGCCGACATCCCCGGCGTGCTCGTCGCGATCGAGGCGATCGCGCTCGCTTGAGGCGCGCGCCGTGAGCAGCACCGCGCTGCTCTGTTTCATCAGCCTCTGCAGCTGCTTCTCGATGGGTGCCTTCAGCCCGCTGCTGCCCGAGATCGGGCGCGCCGGCGCGCTGGCCGACTGGCAGCTCGGCGTCGTGGCCGGGGCGCTGGGCTTCGCCCGCATGGCGACCGCGATCCCCTCCGGCTGGCTGGCCGGCCGCTACCTCGGGACCACGCTCTGCGCGTCGCCCGTGCTCATGCTCGCCGGCACCCTGTTGCTGGCGGCATCCTCGTCGTTCGCCATGCTGGTGCTCGGGCGGCTCATCCTGGGCTTCGCGTTCACCCTCGGCACCGTGAGCGGGCTCATCGCGTTGCTGCTCGATGACCGAGGGCCCGGGGCCTCGGTGCGCCTCAACATCTTCGAGTTCGCCGCGATGATCGGTGTCCTCGGCGGGCTCGGCCTCGTCGGGCTGCTCCCCGGCCACTGGGGCTGGAGCCTCTCGCTGCTCACCGCCTCGTCGCCCTTGCTCCTGATCCTCGCCGCCGTGCCGAGCATCCGCCGGCGCTTTCCCGACGCCTCGAAGGCGTCCGAGACGCGCGTGTCACGGACATCGGACGCGGGACGCGAGGATCGGATGTCGGTCACGCTGGGGACGATGTTCGCGGCGGGCATCGTCCTCGCGCTGGCCTGGTCCGCGGTCAGCCAGTTCCTGCTGCCGCTCCGGGGGACGCGCGAGTTCGGCCTGGACCGGAGTGGCGTCTCGGGCCTGCTCATGCTCGGGCAGCTCGTGGATCTCGTCGCGCTGCTGCCGGTGGGGTGGCTCGCCGACGGCCTGGGACGCACGCCCGTGCTCGGCGTCGTCATCGTGGTGCTCGGGCTGGGCACGGCCGCGATCGGCCTCGGATCGTTCCCGTGGTTCGTCGCGGGCTGCGCGTGTTTCGGGGTCGGCATGGCGGGCTGGATGCTGCCGGTCGGCGTGATCCGCGAGCACACGCGCACCGAGCACCTGGCGTGGCGGCTGGGACTGTACCGCGTCGGCGTCGATGCCGCGATGTTCTTCGGCCCGTTCGCGAGCGGCCTGCTGGGCGAGGAGCATGCGCGGATCTTCGTGACCGCGGTGGGTGGCCTGGCCCTCGTCGTCGGGGGACGCCTGCTCGTGACCTCGAGGCGCCGCCGCGCCGCCGAGGTCTAGTCGCCGATTTCATCGGCGCGCGCGTTCCCCTCCCGAGGGCGCCACGTTACCATGCTGGCCATGCGAGATCTCCGTCGTATGCCTATCCCTTGACGCTGCGCCCGATTGAGCGGATCCTCCCGAATCGACGACTCGAGCGACGCCCGACGGGGCCACCGCTCCCTGTCGACGTGCGGGGAGGCATGGAGCCAAACGAGGTCACCGTGAGAGATCGGCCGTGACACCACGAGTCGTCGTGACCGGCCTGGGCGTCGTGTCCCCGATCGGCATCGGCGTCGGGCGATTCTGGAAGGCGGCGCTCGCCGGCCGGTCCGGAGTCTCGGCGATCAGGGCTTTCGAGGGCCTCCCGATGGACGTCTACCGTTCACGGGTGGCCGGCCAGATCCACGACTTCGACGCGACCCAGTACGTGGAAGGGCCGCACGTCGAGCGCGTCGATCGCTACGCCCAGTTCGCCATGGTTGCGACCAGGGAGGCGGTGGCCGACTCGGGGCTCCGTCTCGACCGCGAGAACCCACACCGCATCGGGACGATCGTCGGGGCCGGCATGGGCGGCATGCTCATTGCCGAGCAGGAGTACCATCGCGTCTACCAGAATCTCAGGCCGAACCGGGTCACTCCCAACTTCATCCCCATGGTCACGCTCAACTCCGCCTCCGGTGTCCTCGCCATCATGTACGGCGCGAAGGGCCCGAACTTGACGATCTCCACCGCATGCTCGTCCAGCGCCCATGCCATCGGCCTGGCCATGGGAGCCGTTCGCACCGGACAGGCGGACGTGGTCATCGTCGCGGGCGCCGACGCGAGCATCGTTCCCCTGACCTTTGCCGGCTTCTGCACGCTGCGCGCGCTGTCGACGAACTTCAACGACTCGCCCGAGAAAGCATCGCGGCCGTTCAGCCAGACCCGCGACGGGTTCGTCATGGGCGAGGGCGCGGGCGCCCTGATCCTGGAATCGCTCGCGCACGCCAGGAAGCGAGGGGCTCGCATCTACGCCGAGGTCGCCGGCTATGCCGCGACCAGCGAGGCCTACCACATGGTCATTCCCCGTGAAGACGGGCGGGAGATCTCGGTC
Protein-coding sequences here:
- a CDS encoding hydantoinase/oxoprolinase family protein; protein product: MQIGVDIGGTFTDIVALDGSGRLALTKVPSTPKDLLDGIAAATTKVLALAGARPGDVERFIHGTTIATNAILEQKGATTGVLTTEGFEDVLEMGRMKRSRMYDLAMDAEVPTFLAPRRRRLGIRERLDAKGRVLMPLHEADVRQAVATLRAQGVSAIAVCYLFSFLNPAHERRTREIIAELAPEMSVSLSSEVDPTFREYERSCVTAFDAYLGPVVKRYLAGLAEALRGLGVPGVPLIMRSRGGIVSAALAAQQPVTLFLSGPAGGVIGAAFAAERSGVASFVSLDMGGTSNDVALVRDGRPLLVSEGAIGPFPVRTPMVDVNTIGAGGGSIAWIDAAGGLRVGPRSAGAEPGPACYGRGGDEATVTDASVVLGYLNPARFAGGAMTLDVAAAERALAALGRRLGLDPVAAAAGIHRVINARMADQIRLVTIKRGYDPREFSLVVLGGAGPVHGAALAEEMGMAEVVVPEAPGVLAAFGLLAAAIEHHHARTLPARTDAADLSTINACLAELDAAGRARMKEEGAPAPAVRVAYAADMRYVGQAYELEVPIPAPLTAADVPAVVAAFHAVHERVYGYARAQQPVEFVNFRAVHTYPLPRPMLTPAARASGTLAEAQAGERPAYFGRFVPTAIYERARLPLGARLAGPAIVEQTDTTTVIPPGVTALVDPAGNLRLRRAS
- a CDS encoding RidA family protein, whose protein sequence is MPTIRHVDDVPGYPAPHSPYSHAVVANGFVFVSGQIPVRPGGGPTEVVGDTMQEQTRQALRNVQTILEGAGSALDRVVKVTVLLARPDLYREMNEAYAEFFPGPKPARAMVRFGADIPGVLVAIEAIALA
- a CDS encoding MFS transporter — translated: MSSTALLCFISLCSCFSMGAFSPLLPEIGRAGALADWQLGVVAGALGFARMATAIPSGWLAGRYLGTTLCASPVLMLAGTLLLAASSSFAMLVLGRLILGFAFTLGTVSGLIALLLDDRGPGASVRLNIFEFAAMIGVLGGLGLVGLLPGHWGWSLSLLTASSPLLLILAAVPSIRRRFPDASKASETRVSRTSDAGREDRMSVTLGTMFAAGIVLALAWSAVSQFLLPLRGTREFGLDRSGVSGLLMLGQLVDLVALLPVGWLADGLGRTPVLGVVIVVLGLGTAAIGLGSFPWFVAGCACFGVGMAGWMLPVGVIREHTRTEHLAWRLGLYRVGVDAAMFFGPFASGLLGEEHARIFVTAVGGLALVVGGRLLVTSRRRRAAEV
- the fabF gene encoding beta-ketoacyl-ACP synthase II — protein: MTPRVVVTGLGVVSPIGIGVGRFWKAALAGRSGVSAIRAFEGLPMDVYRSRVAGQIHDFDATQYVEGPHVERVDRYAQFAMVATREAVADSGLRLDRENPHRIGTIVGAGMGGMLIAEQEYHRVYQNLRPNRVTPNFIPMVTLNSASGVLAIMYGAKGPNLTISTACSSSAHAIGLAMGAVRTGQADVVIVAGADASIVPLTFAGFCTLRALSTNFNDSPEKASRPFSQTRDGFVMGEGAGALILESLAHARKRGARIYAEVAGYAATSEAYHMVIPREDGREISVTMAMALRSARVRPAQVDYINAHATSTTIGDAVEIRAIKHLFKSHAARVPINATKSLFGHTLGAAGALAGIICAMTLDTGQMHPTINYDDPDPDCALAGISAQAQERPVKVALLNAFGFGSNNAAVVLKKFLR